A genomic region of Eucalyptus grandis isolate ANBG69807.140 chromosome 5, ASM1654582v1, whole genome shotgun sequence contains the following coding sequences:
- the LOC104446415 gene encoding agamous-like MADS-box protein AGL80: protein MTRKKAALAYIANDAARKATFKKRKNGLMKKVSELSTLCGIEACTIVYSPYQAEPEVWPSMLGARRAIARFKNMSEMDQSRRMVNQQEFIRQRIVKAEEQLKKQLRENREREIVQVMYRALVGEGLQGLTIVDLNDLGWMLDKTGEEIEERIKKLKKSAPSSEQAASAEPQADKAAPENHAALNDFVAVEAVENQPWYMDLLKPRNEGDAVNLDRIDPMPSYPYGNPTPSWSDFYFP from the coding sequence ATGACTAGAAAGAAAGCCGCTCTGGCGTACATCGCCAACGACGCCGCGAGGAAAGCCActttcaagaagaggaagaatggCCTGATGAAGAAGGTGAGTGAGCTGAGCACGCTGTGTGGGATCGAGGCGTGCACCATCGTCTACAGCCCGTACCAGGCCGAGCCAGAGGTGTGGCCATCCATGCTGGGAGCACGCCGGGCCATCGCAAGGTTCAAGAACATGTCGGAGATGGACCAGAGCAGGCGGATGGTGAACCAACAAGAGTTCATCCGGCAGAGGATCGTGAAGGCCGAGGAGCAGCTGAAGAAGCAGCTGCGCGAGAACCGCGAGAGGGAGATCGTGCAGGTGATGTACCGGGCCCTCGTCGGGGAGGGGCTCCAGGGCCTGACCATCGTGGATTTGAACGACCTGGGGTGGATGCTGGACAAGACCGGGGAGGAGATCGAGGAGAGGATCAAGAAGCTGAAGAAGTCCGCGCCAAGCTCAGAGCAGGCAGCGTCGGCGGAGCCGCAGGCAGATAAGGCGGCTCCAGAGAACCATGCTGCCTTAAATGATTTCGTGGCCGTGGAGGCCGTGGAGAACCAGCCTTGGTACATGGACTTGCTGAAGCCGCGCAACGAGGGCGACGCCGTAAATCTCGACAGGATTGACCCGATGCCGTCGTACCCATACGGAAACCCTACTCCTTCATGGTCCGACTTCTACTTCCCATGA
- the LOC104446416 gene encoding agamous-like MADS-box protein AGL80, with amino-acid sequence MTRKKVTLAYIANDAARKATFKKRKNGLMKKVSELSTLCGIDACAIVYSSYQAEPEVWPSTLGVHRAIARFKNMSEMDQSKRMVNQQEFIRQRIVKAEEQLKKQLHENREREIVQVMYRALVGEGLQGLIIVDLNDLGWMLDKTGKEIEERIKKLKKSTPSSEQAASAELQADKAAPENHASLNDVVAVEATQNQPWYMDLLKPRNEGDALNLGRNDPMPSYPYGNPTPSWSDFYFP; translated from the coding sequence ATGACTAGAAAGAAAGTCACTCTGGCGTACATTGCCAACGACGCCGCGAGGAAAGCCActttcaagaagaggaagaatggCCTGATGAAGAAGGTGAGTGAGCTGAGCACGCTGTGTGGGATCGACGCATGCGCCATCGTCTACAGCTCGTACCAGGCCGAACCAGAGGTGTGGCCGTCCACACTGGGGGTGCACCGGGCCATCGCAAGGTTCAAGAACATGTCGGAGATGGACCAGAGCAAGCGGATGGTGAACCAACAAGAGTTCATCCGGCAGAGGATCGTGAAGGCCGAGGAGCAGCTGAAGAAGCAGCTGCACGAGAACCGGGAGAGGGAGATCGTGCAGGTGATGTACCGGGCCCTCGTCGGGGAGGGGCTCCAGGGCCTGATTATCGTGGATTTGAACGACCTGGGGTGGATGCTGGACAAGACCGGGAAGGAGATCGAGGAGAGGATCAAGAAGCTGAAGAAGTCCACGCCAAGCTCAGAGCAGGCAGCGTCGGCGGAGCTGCAGGCAGATAAGGCGGCTCCAGAGAACCATGCTTCCTTGAATGATGTCGTGGCCGTGGAGGCCACGCAGAACCAGCCTTGGTACATGGACTTGCTGAAGCCGCGCAACGAGGGCGACGCCTTAAATCTCGGCAGGAATGACCCGATGCCGTCGTACCCATACGGAAACCCTACTCCTTCATGGTCCGACTTCTACTTCCCATGA